The Virgibacillus sp. SK37 region AAGAAATGCATTTGCAATAGAATCTTGTATCAAAGTTCAGTTTTACAAAGATCTATGACCAAAACAACTATTTCCTTCATCCTTATTTTTCGGTGAAATGGTAGGTTAATTCTTCGTAAGGTGTGCTGATATAGCTATCTATCAAACCCTGCTCGGAAATGGCAGTTTTCTTTACTGTTTTTTGTTTTAAGGTAACTGTAAATGGCTTCTTGAATGGAAATGGATCTAAATGAATATGATTTTCTCTCTTCCAATTTGGCTGGATAGTTCCATCTAAAAAAGATTTCAGAGGTTCGGATACAGCTACGCCCTTTTTAAAAAAAGGATGGATACTCTCTGCTGTAGGTTCGGGTTCATTTAAACAAAGATATAAGGAAAGATTATCTCCAAGCTGTAGTAATGCATAATGGAAATCAAAAGCATCCTGGTCGAAGCTAGAAATGCTTGAGAAAATTCGTTCGCGTCTTTCTTTTTCGTGTTGAATAAATTTTCTGGAGGCGTGATCCTTATTATTAACTAGAAAACGCGAGTAATGTTCACTGCACAATGCTGCAGCATAAGGGTCAGAAGCTTCTACTTCATCTATTCCATTTTTATATAGAACAATCTTAGCGGGTTCCGGAAAGTTCATAAAAGTATATGGAGCTTGATCCTTCTCATTCCAGAAGGGTTCGATATCAAAGGGTTGCCACCCACAGTCGTGCTTAGCAATAGCATACTCCACCGATTTACGTAAAGCATTCTTCTTGAATAAGTCTTCTCTCCAGTTCCCCATTATTTGAAAAGATGTATCTGCATGGTGATGTTGTTCGATCATTGTGAATTCCCTTTCATGTTCTCGTACAATCATTGAGTACCACCTCATTCAGCATTTAATTTTTACTATTTTATACCCTTCCTAAGGGAAGAATACACAAAGAGGATATTTGTGACATAATAAGAAGACTTAAGTTACAATATAGCAAGAAGTAGGATAGACTTTTATATAAATGCTTCAATCTATAAAAAAGGAGAAAGATGCATGGCATATTTTTTATTACTGATTGGTTTTGTACTATTAATAAAAGGAGCTGACTTATTTGTTGATGGCTCATCTAATATAGCTAGATTGCTGCGAGTCTCTCCAATGTTAATAGGATTAACAATTGTGGCTTTAGGGACGAGCTCTCCTGAAGCAACAGTAAGTATTATAGCAGCATTGGAAGGTAGTTCTGAAGTTTCTTTAGGAAATGTAATCGGGAGTAATATTTTTAATCTTACCCTCGTAGTAGGTATCGCCGCGATATTATACCCTTTGAAGGTTGAGAGTGAGACGGTACGAAAAGAAATTCCATTTACTTTACTTGCTAGTATTGCCTTACTTGTACTAATTAGTGATATTTTCCTTGAAGGGGTTAGTGCCAATTTTCTTACTCGCAGCGATGGGATCATCTTTCTTCTATTTCTGTCTATCTTTATGTACTATGTTATTGAAGTCGGCTTAAGAAATCGGGATAATTCGGAAAAGGAAGTCTCGCCTGACGTTAAGTGGCCAAGAAATATTTTGTTTACAGTACTAGGAATTGTCGGCATAATTATTGGCGGGGATATGGTTGTATCGAATGGGACTACGATTGCTTATTCGCTGGGAATGAGCGAGACATTAGTAGGTTTAACGATTATTGCAGTCGGAACCTCCTTGCCAGAGCTGGTAACTTCAATTACAGCGGCAATGAAAAAGGAAAGCGAGATTGCATTAGGTAATATTGTTGGAAGTAACATTTTTAATATTTTATTTGTATTAGGTGCTTCCTCCGCTATAACGCCATTACCAGTCAATAACAAAGTTTTTATAGATATTACTGTAATGATTGTGCTAACATTACTTCTGTTATTATTTTCACGGACCAGTTATAAAATTGGAAAAGTGGAAGGAAGTGTTTTAGTAATCATTTACGTTGTTTACTTAGCGTATATCATTTTTAGAAACTAGAGAATTTAAAAAGCCGAACCCCGGCGGGTATATCCGAAAAGAAGAGGGGCGGGTTCGGCATTTTTAGTCTAATTCATTTTTCTAGTAATTTTAGAGAGTTTTACTCCAACCTCTTGTGCATGAACAGCAGCACAGCGTCTAGCCCTAGCAACTAGCAGGGTTCTTGATGGGGGAGCATTTAGCGCAGCCCCAAATTTCAACCCTCCTTGATAAATAAATATCGATTCGAAGTGAAGAAATCTCCACGAATGACGGGCTTTACGCTCTTCCTACCGCTTCGCAGCTTCTGTCATTTGACTCCAAATGGATCCCTTTGCTTCTTCGCCACCTTCAATTCTGGCAAGAGCCATTTTCACCTGCATTCTCACTTCAAATTCTGTATCTTCCATTGCCTTGTGAAGGGCTGGGATGGCAGTTTCATCTCCAACCTCATATAAAAACATAGCAGCCCGCCACCGTACTAATCTGTTCTTATCAGACAAGGCTTTTATCATGGCAGGGATGGCGTCTTTAAATCCAAGGTCGGATAAACAGTCACCTGCAGTTCGTCTCACATTTACTGCTTTATCCTCTAAGGCTTTATAGAGATATGGGAGTACGTCTTTTTCTTCAATCATACCAAGATAAGCTGTCGCAAGTCTGCGAATTGAAGCCTTATCATCATCCAACGCTTTGTCTAATACAGGGAGGTCCTCAAGGCTTGGGTCCATCTGATCCAGTGCAGCGTACCTTGCTTTCCAGTCAGGTTGATCCAGCATTTCTAATGTGACTCTCTTCCTTTCTTGTTGTGGAACATCTTCTTGGGATTTGGAGGATGCTTTTTCTACAAGCTGTGTTAATCGTGCGGTATCGTAGGTCGCAGACAATTCCTCTTTAACTTCTTCCCCTATTTCATTTATATCCCCATAGCGTGGGCTTTGTTCTACCCATTTTCTTTCCATTAGATAATTATCAGCTTCCTTGGATGCTTCCATAGCTGCAACTGCAAAGCGTTCTGGTAAGCCTATACGCTCTTCTTGCCCACCTTCCTGCAATTTAATCTGCATAGGTATGTCGCGAAACATTTGTATATATACTTTTATTTCGCCAAAAGCGTCATCCGTGTTTTCACTTTGAGGAAGATATTGCTCTTCATGATCCTCAACAGAACCAAGCGTTTGCCTTACATGTGGGAGAATTTCTTCCCACGGCACTCGTGGATTTCTCTCCAATGCGATAAAATCAATAACACGATAAAGACCTTTTACACCATGGACAGTAAATAATTGTTTTACATATTCTGGTGCATGAGACAGGTCATCATCCTGCTTATAATTTTCTGTTTGATTTTCTTTTAGTGGTTCATCTATATTAATCTTCATCGAATAAGGACTTGGGGTTGGCTCTATCGATACTATTTTCAAGCTTATGTTCCTCCTTTATTTGTATTATCCATGATTTTATCAAAGAAGGAAGTCGATATCCATTGCCATGATTTAACTGGTAAAGGAAGAAAAATATTTTTTAAGGATAAAAAGATAACTTAATGATATAATGGAGAAAATTACATACATTGCCTATGGTGACTGTTAAGTTGAAAAGGGAAGATTGGTGAAAAGCCAACGCGGTCCCGCCACTGTAATGAGGAGAGCCATCCAGAACCACTATTTCTATCATGGAAATGGGAAGGAGGATGGTTTAATGATTCTAAGCCAGGAGACCTGCCATATGGAAGAACATTTATGTCCTACGGGAGATGGGAAGGTGTTGCGAACTCTTATGCAAATAAGCTTTTTTGGTTTGTATATTATTAGCATCTTCTAAATGTGGAGGGTGCTTTTTTAATTGAGGAGGCAAGTTTATGGAGCAAGTAGCAATGAAGCATTCAAAAACAATTCAAACACGATTAGTATTGCCACCAGACACAAATCATTTAGATACTATTTTTGGTGGAAAGGTTTTAGCGTATATAGATGAAATAGCGGCATTGACGGCTATGAAACATGCGAATAGTGCGGTGGTTACCGCTTCGATTGATTCAGTGGATTTTTTATCTTCCGCAAAAGTAGGAGATTCTTTAACTTTGGAAGCATTTGTTACATATACGGGAACCAGTTCGATGGAAGTGTATGTGAAGGTAACCGCTCATGACTTAATTAAAAATGAAGAAAAGCTAACCACCGAGTCCTTTTTGACAATGGTGGCAGTAAATGAATTTGGTAAACCACAGCCGGTTCCGAAAGTTTTCCCGGAAACGGAAGAAGAAATAAGATTGCACACAGCTGCACCTAAACGAAAAGAGAATCGAGAAAGACGTGCAGCATTAAAATAAGAAATGCCAGCCTAAATTGTTAGGCTGGCATTTTATCTTTTGATGTATGTTAAGAATAGGTTTCTAAACTTACTTCTGTCTTCTTCACTCATTGCCTTTGGGCCTTTCGTACGCTTTCCACTTTTTCTTTCCATCGCACTCAGATACCTTGTTTGTAAAAGCTGATCGATGTTGTTGTTTGTATAGGCAAATCCTTTATGATGCAAAACCGTACATCCCTTTGCCAATCCAATAGAAGCGAGGCCATAATCCTGCGTAACGATAAGGTCTCCTTTGTTAGCGAGTTTCATAATACGATAGTCAGCTGCTTCCGCTCCAGTATCAACATATACTGTTTCCACTCCAGCGGGTTGCTCTTCATTGGAGTAATGAGAAAAACTGGTTACAAGAGTAACAGGAATAGCTGCTTTTGTTGCTTCTTCAATAATTATTTTTTTGACTGGGCAAGCATCTGCATCCACAAATATTTTCATCGGAAAATCTCCTTAGCAATTGGCTTAATTGATTGTGATAATAAGGTGGAAGTGTTTTTTTGTCAAGGAAGATATATAAAATCAACGAATTAGACATCGCTTTTAGGGGTCTTTTCTTTTCATTGTGAGCGAATATGTTTAAAACAAATGGAAAAGGTTAGAAGTATATATAGAGCTTAAAATAAGATGAATGTATGGTGAAAGGTGTGAAACAATGGTGGAACAAAAAGAAATTCCTAAAGAATCAGGTATCGAGCATAGTATAGGTTTGTTGCGAGAAGGGTATATGTACATCCCAAACAGACGGCATAGCTTCCAAAGTGATTTATTTGAGACTCGCTTGCTTGGACAAAAAGCTATTTGTATGGGGGGCAAGGAGGCTGCTGAAATTTTTTATGATAATACTAAATTTAAAAGAAGTGGTGCAGCCCCCAAGCGCGTACAAAAGACATTATTTGGTGAGAATGGGGTCCAAACATTGGATGGGGAGGAACATAAGCATCGGAAGCAAATGTTTATGTCGCTCATGTCCTCGGAACGCTTGGAACATCTAAATAATATTACGTATAAACATCTGGATACGGTGGCAACGGATTGGGAAAAGAAGGAACAGATAATCCTTTATGAAGAGGCAAAAAGGTTAATGACCCGTGTTGCTTGTGAATGGGCAGGTGTTCCACTTTGGGCGAACGAAGTAGACAAACGAGCAGATGATTTAAGTACAATTATTGAATCCTCTGTTTCTATGGGGATTAACTACCGAAAAGGGAAGCAGGCTCGTAACCGGTCAGAAAATTGGATGAAGGATTTAATTGCTCAAGTAAGAAACGAAGAACGAATGCCGGAGGAAGGTACAGCGTTATACACCATCGCATGGCATAGAGATTTACAGGGTGATTTATTAGAGCCGGATGTAGCAGCTGTTGAATTACTAAATATATTAAGGCCAATTGTCGCAATTGCTATTTATATTAGCTTCACAACCCTGGCAGTTCAGCAATTCCCTAAACAAAAAAATAAACTAAGAGAAAATGGAAGCGACTACTATCAAATGTTCGTGCAGGAAGTAAGACGTTACTATCCATTTTTCCCATTTGCCGGAGCTCGTGTGAAGGAGAATTTTACATGGGAAGGATATTCATTTAAAAAAGGAACATTAACACTGCTGGATTTATATGGCACCAATCATGATCATAGATTATGGGATAATCCAGATAGATTTGATCCCGAACGCTTCAAAAATTGGGAAGGAAGCCCATTTGATTTTATTCCACAAGGTGGAGGAGATCACTATCTGGGACATCGTTGTGCGGGGGAATGGGTTACCGTTCGAGTAATGAAAGTAGTGCTCGATTATTTTGTTAACAGGATGGATTATCAGGTTCCGACACAAGATTTAAGTTTTAGCATGGTATCTATGCCAAGCATTCCTAAAAGTGGAATAAAGCTGACTCATATGAAGAAGGTATAAGTTAATAGAAGAGAAGAAAATTTTTAACCAGGCTATCTATTCGGTGGCCTGGTTTTTGTAGAAGTGCCATGAGGAGATGACGGACATTGGGAGCGTGAAATCGGGCGTGAATGTCTATCATAAGGTTGATGACGGACATTGGGAGCGGAGAATCGTGTGTGAATGTCTATCATAAGGTTGATGACAGACATTGGGAGCGGAGAATCGTGTGTGAATGTCTATCATAAGGTTGATGACAGACATTGAGAGTGGGAATCCGTGTGTGAATGTCCATCATAGAGTAAATGGGACCTAACTGAAAAAGGTTAAGTTCCAAGCAACATGAATAGCTTGTATTAACTCAGTGTTTATCTTTTCCTTTTTCTTTTCTCATGCGATAATGGAAAAAAACCAGATAGGATGAAAATATGAATTCTGTAGTCGAATTAAAAGTAAAAGCAAATGCTATAAGAAGCTTTCAAAATGGTTATCCATTGATTACGAAAGAGGCAATAAGCAATTTTGGAATGCTTAAAGAAGAAGGCAGTATCGTTCACCTCACCGATGACTCGAATCAATTTATTGCCAAGGGTTATTATGGTAAGCAAAATAAAGGGATTGGCTGGGTGCTCACCCGCAATAAAAATACTAAAATTGATTATTCTTTTTTTAAGAACAAAATTCTAATTGCCATAAACAAGCGACAATCATATTATAAGGATCCGGATACCAATGCGTTTCGCCTTTTTAATGGGGAAGGTGATGGCATAGGCGGATTTACGATTGATTATTATGATAGTCATTACGTTATCAATTGGTATAGCGAAGGGATCTACACATTTAAGGAAGAGGTTCTTCGTGTGTTGGATGAACTAGGAGATTATAAGGCAATTTATGAAAAGAAACGTTTTGACACAAAAGGCCAGTATTTGGATGACGATGATTTTGTGAAAGGGGAACGGGGAGAGTTTCCAATTATTGTGATGGAGAACGGCATTCGTTATGCAGCCTATCTAAACGATGGTGCCATGACTGGTATCTTCCTGGATCAGCATGATGTACGAAAAGCGATACGCGATCGCTATGCAAAAGGAAAACATGTATTGAATACCTTTTCTTATACAGGTGCTTTCTCCGTGGCTGCGGCTTTAGGGGGAGCGGAAAAGACGACAAGCGTGGATTTGGCTAAGAGAAGTAAAAGTAAAACAATAGAGCAATTTAGTGTGAATGGCATTGATTATGAGACCCAGAACATTCGTGTGATGGATGTATTTGATTATTTTAAATATGCTAAGCGCAAAAGTTTGAAATTTGATCTGGTTATTCTAGATCCACCAAGCTTTGCACGCTCAAAAAAGTATACATTCAGTACAGCGAAGGACTATCCGGCACTTTTAAAAGATACAATTGAAATTACGGATAAGAATGGTGTAATTGTTGCATCTACTAACAACGCTACATTTGGAATGAAAAAGTTTAAAGGTTTTGTGGAAAGGGCATTTAAAGAAATGAAAGTTGGTTATACAATTTTGGAGGAATTTCGCCTACCAGGAGATTTTATGGTCCACAAAGATTTTCCACAAGGGAATTATCTAAAAGTGCTGGTTATACAGAAAAAGAATTAAATGTATATAAGCAGATAATTAAAAGTAAAGAAGAGTGCGATCAATGGTTTTTGTTGAGCGTACTCTTTTCTTTTACGAAATAACAAAATAATTTATTTCTTCACCAAGAACCAGGCTATTTAATTAATAGAGCACCTTGCAGAAAATGCGGAAGTGGTAGTACAAGTCACTATTGTTATAAATGGAACGTTTTTAGCTCATTTTATGTAAAATAAGTATTTTTTCACAAAGATTATTAAATCACTATTGTATAATTATTCTTTTTATTGCATAATAATTCATATACTAAATGGAATGAGGGTGGATGAATTATGGGTATTGAATTAGCAGAAATCACTAATAAACAAGTGAATTTACATGGACGTGACTTCTTATCTTTAGTTGATTACACACCAGAGGAAATAGATTACTTACTTGATTTGGCGGAATATCTAAAAGAGCAGAAAAAGAAAGGAGAAGTTGTAGAGCCCTTAAAAGGCAAGACGCTTGGGATGATATTTGAGAAGTCTTCCACAAGAACCCGTGTATCTTTTGAAGCTGGTGTTTATCAATTAGGAGGGACAGGGATATTCCTGAATTCAGGAGACCTGCAACTTGGTAGAGGAGAATCTATTTCAGATACAGCAAAGGTTCTGTCAGGGTATTTGGATGGAATAATGATTCGTACCTTTTCCCAGGAAGGAATTGAAGAGTTGGCTCATCATTCTACTATTCCTGTTATTAATGGACTGACGGATCTTTATCATCCTTGTCAGGTGTTAGCAGATCTTCTTACAATTAAAGAAATAAAGGGGAAGCTAGAAGGGGTGAAAATGTGTTATATAGGAGATGGAAATAACATGGCCCATTCCTTAATGATTGGTGGAGCGCTGATGGGAATGGAAATCTCTATAGCTGCTCCCGAAGAGTACCAACCAAATGAAACAATCACCAAGAAGGTAGAGAAGCTTGCTGAAAAACATGGTGGCAGTATCAATATTACGGACAATGTAAAAATAGCTGCAGATGGAGCAGATATTATTTATACAGATGTTTGGGCAAGCATGGGGCAAGAGATGGAACAGGAAAAACGGCTTAAGGCGTTCAAAAACTACCAGGTGAATAACACATTACTATCTAACGCCAATTCGGATGTTATATTCATGCATTGTTTGCCGGCTCATCGTGGAGAGGAGGTGTCTGCAGAAGTTATTGATGGCGATCATTCCGTTGTATTTCATCAAGCTGAGAATCGGTTGCATGCACAAAAAGCATTAATGACTGCTTTAATGGGGGATAAATAAACAAAAGCGCAAGCGCCCGTTTAGCAATGTACAAACTGCGTTTCACCATGCGACCAAAACTTCATACTCTATCTTTTAAAAAAATCCATGAGCTACGTTTCAACCGTAGCTCATGGATTTTTTAAAGGATTTGCAGACCAGCTCTATCTATTTTTACCATACGAACTTGATGTTCTGGAAGAAGGGGTCCCATTTTTTCAGCAAGTTGAGTTCCTCTTCCTTTAGCCGTAAATGAAATCATTGTAGGACCTGCTCCACTGATGACCGTTCCAAAAGCACCATGCTCTTTAGCTAGTAGCTTTATTTGCTGGTAATTCGGGATAAGTTCTGCACGGAATGGTTCATGGAAACCGTCCCTCTCCATTATTTTACCAGCCTGTTCATAGTCTCCAGTTATCAAAGCTGCTACCATTACATTACTAATACTACTGGCAGTAGTAGCTTGGTTTTTGGAAAATTGTTCAGGTATCACTCTTCTAGCTGCCTCTGTCTTAAGCTCTACTTGTGGAATATATACAACGGTATCCAAATCGATATTGGATAAATGGACATATTCAAGATCATCCTCTGTTAATTTTGCAGTGATTACTAAGCCTCCAAGTAAAGCTGCTGCTATATTATCGGGATGGCCTTCGATTTCTGTGCCGACCTGCAATTTTTCTTCTTTGGGCAAGGATAGTTTGCATAGCTGATTCGCAAGCTCTATTCCTGCCACAACAGCAGAAGCACTGCTTCCAAGTCCCCTGGCTAAGGGAATATCACTGGAGATGGTCACTTTAGCTGGGGGAAGATATTGCTGATAACGCTCTGCAGTTCTTTGAGCTATTTGGTAAATAAAATGTTCTTCATATGTTGTGCAGTCAGGTAATAGCTCGGTTGTATGCACAAACTCCCATTTCTCGGCCTGTTCTACATTTAAATGAAGATAAAGCTGTACTGCCAGGCCTGCGGAATCAAAGGCAGGGCCTAGGTTGGCAGTACTTGCTGGAACGGAAAGTTTAAAATCCATCATGCCTTCACCAATTTATTTATATAATCTGTTACAGTAGCTTCGTCATTAGGCAGGGATACAGTTTCTACTTCCAACTGATCAATAGCCGTTTGTGGATCCTTTAACCCGTTCCCAGTCAGTACAGCCACTACTTTACTTCCTTTTTGGATGGCTCCAAGCTTACATTGCTGAATAACTCCAGCTATGGAGGCACATGATCCGGGCTCTGCAAAAACACCTTCTACTTGAGGTAAAAGTTTAAATGCCTTACTAATCTCTTCATCTGAAACAGAATGAATGGCTCCACGTGATTCATCCCTTGCTCCTACAGCAAGATCCCAGCTTGCAGGATTACCAATACGAATAGCTGTTGCTATG contains the following coding sequences:
- a CDS encoding DUF3891 family protein encodes the protein MIVREHEREFTMIEQHHHADTSFQIMGNWREDLFKKNALRKSVEYAIAKHDCGWQPFDIEPFWNEKDQAPYTFMNFPEPAKIVLYKNGIDEVEASDPYAAALCSEHYSRFLVNNKDHASRKFIQHEKERRERIFSSISSFDQDAFDFHYALLQLGDNLSLYLCLNEPEPTAESIHPFFKKGVAVSEPLKSFLDGTIQPNWKRENHIHLDPFPFKKPFTVTLKQKTVKKTAISEQGLIDSYISTPYEELTYHFTEK
- a CDS encoding calcium/sodium antiporter, encoding MAYFLLLIGFVLLIKGADLFVDGSSNIARLLRVSPMLIGLTIVALGTSSPEATVSIIAALEGSSEVSLGNVIGSNIFNLTLVVGIAAILYPLKVESETVRKEIPFTLLASIALLVLISDIFLEGVSANFLTRSDGIIFLLFLSIFMYYVIEVGLRNRDNSEKEVSPDVKWPRNILFTVLGIVGIIIGGDMVVSNGTTIAYSLGMSETLVGLTIIAVGTSLPELVTSITAAMKKESEIALGNIVGSNIFNILFVLGASSAITPLPVNNKVFIDITVMIVLTLLLLLFSRTSYKIGKVEGSVLVIIYVVYLAYIIFRN
- a CDS encoding conserved virulence factor C family protein produces the protein MKIVSIEPTPSPYSMKINIDEPLKENQTENYKQDDDLSHAPEYVKQLFTVHGVKGLYRVIDFIALERNPRVPWEEILPHVRQTLGSVEDHEEQYLPQSENTDDAFGEIKVYIQMFRDIPMQIKLQEGGQEERIGLPERFAVAAMEASKEADNYLMERKWVEQSPRYGDINEIGEEVKEELSATYDTARLTQLVEKASSKSQEDVPQQERKRVTLEMLDQPDWKARYAALDQMDPSLEDLPVLDKALDDDKASIRRLATAYLGMIEEKDVLPYLYKALEDKAVNVRRTAGDCLSDLGFKDAIPAMIKALSDKNRLVRWRAAMFLYEVGDETAIPALHKAMEDTEFEVRMQVKMALARIEGGEEAKGSIWSQMTEAAKR
- a CDS encoding acyl-CoA thioesterase, which produces MEQVAMKHSKTIQTRLVLPPDTNHLDTIFGGKVLAYIDEIAALTAMKHANSAVVTASIDSVDFLSSAKVGDSLTLEAFVTYTGTSSMEVYVKVTAHDLIKNEEKLTTESFLTMVAVNEFGKPQPVPKVFPETEEEIRLHTAAPKRKENRERRAALK
- a CDS encoding YaiI/YqxD family protein, encoding MKIFVDADACPVKKIIIEEATKAAIPVTLVTSFSHYSNEEQPAGVETVYVDTGAEAADYRIMKLANKGDLIVTQDYGLASIGLAKGCTVLHHKGFAYTNNNIDQLLQTRYLSAMERKSGKRTKGPKAMSEEDRSKFRNLFLTYIKR
- a CDS encoding cytochrome P450; translated protein: MVEQKEIPKESGIEHSIGLLREGYMYIPNRRHSFQSDLFETRLLGQKAICMGGKEAAEIFYDNTKFKRSGAAPKRVQKTLFGENGVQTLDGEEHKHRKQMFMSLMSSERLEHLNNITYKHLDTVATDWEKKEQIILYEEAKRLMTRVACEWAGVPLWANEVDKRADDLSTIIESSVSMGINYRKGKQARNRSENWMKDLIAQVRNEERMPEEGTALYTIAWHRDLQGDLLEPDVAAVELLNILRPIVAIAIYISFTTLAVQQFPKQKNKLRENGSDYYQMFVQEVRRYYPFFPFAGARVKENFTWEGYSFKKGTLTLLDLYGTNHDHRLWDNPDRFDPERFKNWEGSPFDFIPQGGGDHYLGHRCAGEWVTVRVMKVVLDYFVNRMDYQVPTQDLSFSMVSMPSIPKSGIKLTHMKKV
- a CDS encoding class I SAM-dependent rRNA methyltransferase codes for the protein MNSVVELKVKANAIRSFQNGYPLITKEAISNFGMLKEEGSIVHLTDDSNQFIAKGYYGKQNKGIGWVLTRNKNTKIDYSFFKNKILIAINKRQSYYKDPDTNAFRLFNGEGDGIGGFTIDYYDSHYVINWYSEGIYTFKEEVLRVLDELGDYKAIYEKKRFDTKGQYLDDDDFVKGERGEFPIIVMENGIRYAAYLNDGAMTGIFLDQHDVRKAIRDRYAKGKHVLNTFSYTGAFSVAAALGGAEKTTSVDLAKRSKSKTIEQFSVNGIDYETQNIRVMDVFDYFKYAKRKSLKFDLVILDPPSFARSKKYTFSTAKDYPALLKDTIEITDKNGVIVASTNNATFGMKKFKGFVERAFKEMKVGYTILEEFRLPGDFMVHKDFPQGNYLKVLVIQKKN
- the argF gene encoding ornithine carbamoyltransferase, with the protein product MGIELAEITNKQVNLHGRDFLSLVDYTPEEIDYLLDLAEYLKEQKKKGEVVEPLKGKTLGMIFEKSSTRTRVSFEAGVYQLGGTGIFLNSGDLQLGRGESISDTAKVLSGYLDGIMIRTFSQEGIEELAHHSTIPVINGLTDLYHPCQVLADLLTIKEIKGKLEGVKMCYIGDGNNMAHSLMIGGALMGMEISIAAPEEYQPNETITKKVEKLAEKHGGSINITDNVKIAADGADIIYTDVWASMGQEMEQEKRLKAFKNYQVNNTLLSNANSDVIFMHCLPAHRGEEVSAEVIDGDHSVVFHQAENRLHAQKALMTALMGDK
- the thrB gene encoding homoserine kinase, giving the protein MDFKLSVPASTANLGPAFDSAGLAVQLYLHLNVEQAEKWEFVHTTELLPDCTTYEEHFIYQIAQRTAERYQQYLPPAKVTISSDIPLARGLGSSASAVVAGIELANQLCKLSLPKEEKLQVGTEIEGHPDNIAAALLGGLVITAKLTEDDLEYVHLSNIDLDTVVYIPQVELKTEAARRVIPEQFSKNQATTASSISNVMVAALITGDYEQAGKIMERDGFHEPFRAELIPNYQQIKLLAKEHGAFGTVISGAGPTMISFTAKGRGTQLAEKMGPLLPEHQVRMVKIDRAGLQIL